The Candidatus Mycolicibacterium alkanivorans genome contains a region encoding:
- a CDS encoding DEAD/DEAH box helicase produces MNPDKTFADLGVPAPLVRVLTDGGITHPFPIQISTLPDTLAGRDVLGRGKTGSGKTLAFSIPLISRLANSTRRPSRPAGLVLAPTRELATQITAALAPLAEAYGLKVTTIFGGVPQLKQVRALKAGADIVVACPGRLEDLMRQKLITLDGVEITVIDEADHMADLGFLPGVTRILAATPAGGQRLLFSATLDNGVDKLVKRFLRNEVSHAVDSDTSPVDAMTHHVFHVAGVEAKNQLVHTLASGTGRRILFLRTKHHARKLAKQLNQAGIPSVDLHGNLSQPARDRNLAAFTAGTARVLVATDIAARGVHVDDVELVVHIDPPAEHKAYLHRSGRTARAGRAGDVVTVVLPEQRRDTQALLRRAGISATPQQVSADSESVRALVGEVAPYQAPVAAPVTPPPAARPRSGPARSGRPRSRRPRSRVGAK; encoded by the coding sequence ATGAACCCCGATAAGACCTTCGCCGACCTCGGCGTGCCCGCACCACTGGTGCGCGTGCTCACCGACGGCGGCATCACCCATCCATTCCCGATCCAGATCTCGACCCTGCCCGACACCCTGGCTGGACGCGACGTGCTGGGCCGGGGCAAGACCGGCAGCGGCAAGACGCTGGCGTTCTCGATTCCCCTGATCAGCAGGCTGGCCAACAGCACGCGGCGCCCGTCACGGCCCGCCGGTCTGGTGCTGGCCCCCACCCGGGAGCTGGCCACCCAGATCACCGCGGCCCTCGCGCCGCTGGCCGAGGCCTACGGCCTGAAGGTCACCACCATCTTCGGTGGCGTCCCGCAGCTCAAGCAGGTCCGGGCACTGAAAGCCGGTGCCGACATCGTGGTGGCCTGCCCCGGCCGCCTCGAGGACCTCATGCGCCAGAAGCTGATCACCCTCGACGGCGTCGAGATCACCGTGATCGACGAGGCCGACCACATGGCGGACCTCGGCTTCCTGCCCGGCGTGACGCGCATCCTGGCGGCCACGCCCGCCGGTGGGCAGCGCCTGCTGTTCTCCGCGACGCTGGACAACGGTGTCGACAAGTTGGTCAAGCGGTTCCTGCGCAACGAGGTGTCACACGCCGTCGATTCCGACACCTCCCCGGTGGACGCGATGACCCATCACGTGTTCCACGTCGCCGGTGTCGAGGCCAAGAACCAGCTGGTACACACGTTGGCTTCGGGTACCGGGCGCCGCATCCTGTTCCTGCGCACCAAGCACCATGCCCGCAAGCTGGCCAAGCAGCTCAATCAGGCCGGTATTCCGTCGGTGGACCTGCACGGCAACCTTTCCCAGCCTGCTCGTGACCGCAACCTGGCGGCGTTCACCGCGGGCACGGCGCGGGTCCTGGTGGCCACCGACATCGCCGCGCGCGGTGTGCACGTCGACGACGTCGAGCTGGTGGTGCACATCGACCCCCCTGCCGAGCACAAGGCCTACTTGCACCGCTCCGGACGCACCGCACGCGCGGGCCGGGCCGGTGACGTCGTCACCGTGGTGTTACCCGAGCAGCGCCGCGATACCCAGGCGCTGCTGCGCCGGGCCGGCATCAGCGCCACGCCGCAACAGGTTTCAGCCGACTCCGAGTCGGTGCGGGCTTTGGTCGGCGAGGTGGCGCCGTATCAGGCGCCGGTCGCCGCACCCGTCACTCCCCCACCCGCAGCGCGCCCCCGCTCGGGCCCGGCCCGCAGCGGCCGCCCGCGGTCGCGCCGGCCTCGCTCCAGGGTTGGAGCGAAATAG
- a CDS encoding transglutaminase-like domain-containing protein has translation MRRQVAAGLEVAIIAPTTLEFQIAVAPHPGTTVYEALSFVLNGSAVSALEISGGHGNRIHKLDVAEGNLVVDYAATIVGRTDPAPVTEYDLSMYLRPSRYAESDKFFGFAATEFGNYLDSAALLERVSLWVGTRLNYVPGSSDPLDGAVDTLLAGAGVCRDFAHLVVALLRAVNVPARVVSVYAPGLYPMDFHAVAEAYVDGQWRVVDGTLLAPRQSLVRIATGRDAADVAFLDNHKGAIALNRLEVSAIVDGDLPRDSIDHLVSIG, from the coding sequence ATGAGACGACAGGTGGCCGCCGGGCTCGAGGTCGCGATCATCGCGCCGACCACGCTGGAGTTCCAGATCGCCGTCGCGCCGCATCCGGGCACCACGGTCTACGAGGCGTTGTCGTTCGTGTTGAACGGGTCGGCCGTCTCGGCGCTGGAGATCAGCGGCGGGCACGGCAACCGCATCCACAAACTCGATGTCGCGGAGGGGAATCTGGTTGTCGACTACGCCGCGACGATCGTGGGACGGACCGACCCGGCTCCGGTGACCGAATACGACCTGTCGATGTACCTGCGGCCCAGCCGCTACGCGGAGTCCGACAAGTTCTTCGGTTTCGCCGCAACGGAATTCGGCAACTACCTCGATTCGGCGGCGCTGCTGGAGAGGGTGTCGCTGTGGGTGGGCACCCGGTTGAACTACGTGCCCGGCTCCAGCGACCCGCTCGACGGGGCGGTGGACACGCTGCTGGCCGGCGCCGGGGTGTGCCGCGACTTCGCGCACCTGGTGGTCGCGCTGCTGCGTGCGGTCAACGTGCCCGCACGGGTCGTGTCGGTGTATGCGCCGGGCCTGTATCCGATGGATTTCCACGCTGTTGCCGAGGCCTACGTCGACGGGCAGTGGCGTGTCGTCGACGGGACTCTGCTGGCGCCCCGGCAGAGCCTGGTCCGCATCGCGACCGGCCGGGATGCGGCCGATGTCGCCTTTCTGGACAACCACAAGGGGGCGATCGCACTGAACCGGTTGGAGGTCTCGGCGATCGTGGACGGCGATCTGCCCAGGGACTCGATCGACCACCTGGTGTCCATCGGCTGA
- a CDS encoding L,D-transpeptidase, protein MSLSRRARGAYLAAVLAVLAVLGGVVISTAPHCPEQCRTEAAARVPQPAPSKDPAVVAVSPADGATDVDPLAAITAVAHTGMLTHVTMVNDAGRFVPGVVTPDFKTWKPTIALGYGRTYTLTVDARGPGGVPSTATSTFQTLVPGKQTEVYLTAPGGQPLDGATLGIGAIVVAHFDEPIADRAAAERRFRVTTTPPVTGSWYWMDDQNAHWRPEKYYAPGTSVTVKADIYGVPLGNGLYGQEDSTATFTIGDAHVSVADDTTKQVSVFDNGKLVRTMPTSMGRGGTETIGGQTLSFWTPPGVYTVMDKANPVIMDSSTYGLPINSRLGYRETIPYATRISPDGIYLHQLNATVWAQGNTDTSHGCLNLNGENAAWFYGFSRPGDVVEVRNTGGPPLPVWQNGDWTLSWSDWLKGSALH, encoded by the coding sequence GTGTCTTTGAGTCGTCGTGCGCGCGGGGCGTACCTGGCCGCAGTGTTGGCGGTGCTGGCCGTCCTGGGCGGCGTGGTGATCTCCACGGCGCCGCACTGCCCGGAGCAATGCCGTACCGAGGCCGCCGCGCGGGTGCCGCAACCCGCGCCGTCGAAGGATCCCGCGGTCGTCGCCGTCAGCCCCGCCGACGGGGCCACCGACGTCGACCCGCTGGCAGCGATCACCGCCGTCGCGCATACCGGCATGCTCACCCACGTCACGATGGTCAACGACGCCGGCAGGTTCGTGCCGGGCGTGGTCACCCCGGATTTCAAGACCTGGAAACCCACCATCGCGCTGGGCTACGGGCGCACCTACACCCTGACCGTCGACGCCCGCGGGCCCGGCGGTGTGCCGTCCACGGCGACCTCGACCTTCCAGACCCTGGTCCCCGGCAAACAGACCGAGGTCTACCTGACCGCCCCGGGCGGCCAGCCGCTGGACGGCGCGACGCTCGGCATCGGCGCCATCGTCGTCGCACACTTCGACGAGCCCATCGCCGACCGGGCCGCCGCCGAGCGACGGTTCCGGGTCACCACCACCCCGCCGGTCACGGGCTCCTGGTACTGGATGGACGACCAGAACGCGCACTGGCGACCCGAAAAGTACTATGCGCCAGGCACTTCGGTGACGGTGAAGGCCGACATCTACGGAGTCCCGCTCGGTAACGGCCTCTACGGCCAGGAGGACAGCACCGCGACGTTCACCATCGGCGACGCCCATGTCTCGGTCGCCGACGACACCACCAAGCAGGTCAGCGTCTTCGACAACGGCAAGCTGGTGCGCACCATGCCGACGTCCATGGGCCGCGGCGGCACCGAGACCATCGGCGGGCAGACCCTGTCGTTCTGGACCCCGCCCGGCGTCTACACCGTGATGGACAAGGCGAACCCGGTGATCATGGACTCCTCGACCTACGGCCTGCCGATCAACTCGCGGCTGGGCTATCGGGAGACCATCCCGTATGCCACTCGCATCAGCCCCGACGGCATCTACCTGCATCAACTGAACGCCACCGTGTGGGCGCAGGGCAACACCGACACCTCACACGGGTGCCTGAACCTCAACGGTGAGAACGCGGCATGGTTCTACGGCTTTTCGAGGCCCGGCGATGTCGTCGAGGTCCGCAACACCGGCGGTCCGCCGCTGCCGGTCTGGCAGAACGGGGACTGGACACTGTCGTGGAGTGACTGGCTCAAAGGCAGTGCGCTGCACTAG
- a CDS encoding DUF5994 family protein has protein sequence MRAPRRTASPVRLTLSTPLGGDIDGAWWPRTGSLAGELPELIDVLHTPLGEIVDITINWSATSGAPLMVTQSSAALLKMRWNDSRQRIMVVVGKLASARLLVIPHMTTPQLGMMVLRRAADMSVSVADQDSAEYQAADRLVKAAAAQSAADTARTS, from the coding sequence ATGCGCGCACCGCGACGCACTGCCAGCCCGGTTCGCCTGACCCTCAGTACCCCGCTGGGCGGGGATATCGACGGAGCGTGGTGGCCACGCACCGGATCGCTGGCCGGTGAACTGCCCGAACTGATCGACGTTCTGCACACGCCGCTGGGTGAGATCGTCGACATCACCATCAACTGGTCGGCGACGTCCGGTGCGCCGCTGATGGTCACCCAGTCCTCGGCCGCCTTGCTCAAGATGCGCTGGAACGACAGTCGGCAGCGCATCATGGTGGTAGTCGGCAAGCTCGCCAGCGCGCGACTGCTCGTCATCCCGCACATGACCACGCCGCAGCTCGGCATGATGGTGCTGCGGCGCGCCGCCGACATGTCGGTATCCGTCGCGGATCAGGACAGCGCGGAATACCAGGCGGCCGATCGGCTGGTCAAAGCCGCCGCGGCGCAGAGTGCCGCTGACACCGCCCGCACCAGCTGA
- a CDS encoding cold-shock protein — MAQGTVKWFNGEKGFGFIAPDSGEQDLFVHYSEIQGNGFRSLEENQRVQFEVGQGPKGPQATQVSAV, encoded by the coding sequence ATGGCGCAGGGAACTGTGAAATGGTTCAACGGCGAAAAGGGCTTCGGCTTCATCGCTCCTGACAGTGGCGAGCAGGATCTGTTCGTACACTACTCCGAGATCCAGGGCAACGGCTTCCGTTCGCTCGAGGAGAATCAGCGCGTTCAGTTCGAGGTTGGCCAGGGCCCCAAGGGTCCCCAGGCTACTCAGGTGTCCGCGGTCTGA
- a CDS encoding class I SAM-dependent methyltransferase — MAETDRVRWDERYADRGPAQVGPPVVSADHPFPTSGHAIDLACGQGGVSVWLALRGLDVVGVDVSPVAIERARELAASNGIGGRCRFEVADLDEGLPAGPPADVIVCHKFRDRRLDRAIVERLAPGGLLAISALSEVGARPGPFRVSAGELPQAFAALEQLAAGEGDGEAWLLARAVS, encoded by the coding sequence GTGGCCGAGACCGATCGTGTGCGCTGGGACGAGCGCTATGCCGACCGCGGGCCTGCCCAGGTCGGGCCACCCGTGGTGTCCGCCGACCACCCGTTCCCGACTTCAGGTCATGCGATCGATCTGGCGTGCGGGCAGGGCGGTGTGTCGGTGTGGCTGGCGTTGCGCGGGCTGGACGTTGTCGGTGTCGACGTGTCGCCGGTGGCGATCGAGCGGGCCCGGGAATTGGCCGCCTCCAACGGGATTGGCGGCCGGTGCCGCTTCGAGGTTGCCGACCTCGACGAGGGACTGCCGGCTGGGCCACCCGCAGATGTCATCGTTTGCCACAAGTTTCGCGACCGCAGGTTGGACCGCGCCATCGTCGAGCGGTTGGCTCCGGGCGGGTTGCTGGCAATCAGCGCGCTCAGTGAAGTCGGGGCCCGACCCGGGCCGTTCCGCGTGAGCGCCGGCGAACTGCCGCAGGCGTTCGCGGCCCTCGAGCAGCTGGCCGCGGGGGAGGGCGACGGCGAGGCCTGGCTGCTGGCCCGCGCCGTGAGCTGA
- a CDS encoding NYN domain-containing protein, with amino-acid sequence MTEPGMTRVAVYLDFDNIVISRYDQVNGRNSFQRDKAKGLEAAKLARARVDVGAVLDFASSFGTVVLTRAYADWSADVNAEYQEQLVGRAVDLVQLFPVAAYGKNAADIRLAVDAVEDMFRLPDLTHVVIVAGDSDYIPLAQRCKRLGRYVVGIGVAGSSSRSLAAACDEFVIYDALPGVPVFEPPREAEKPSTKSTKSPEPEPPDTQAAATALLKRALQIGLEKDDVEWLHNSTVKAQMKRMDPSFSEKSLGFKSFSDFLRSRADLVELDESSTTRMVKLR; translated from the coding sequence ATGACCGAACCCGGTATGACCCGTGTCGCGGTGTATCTGGACTTCGACAACATCGTGATCTCGCGTTACGACCAGGTCAACGGACGCAACTCTTTTCAACGCGACAAGGCCAAAGGTCTCGAGGCGGCAAAGCTGGCCCGGGCGCGGGTGGACGTCGGCGCGGTGCTCGACTTCGCGTCGTCGTTCGGGACGGTGGTCCTGACGCGCGCGTATGCCGACTGGTCGGCCGACGTCAACGCCGAGTACCAGGAGCAGCTGGTCGGTCGCGCGGTCGACCTGGTGCAGCTGTTCCCGGTGGCGGCCTACGGCAAGAACGCCGCCGACATCCGGCTGGCCGTCGACGCCGTGGAGGACATGTTCCGGCTGCCCGACCTCACCCATGTGGTGATCGTGGCCGGCGACTCCGACTACATCCCGCTGGCGCAGCGCTGCAAGCGGCTGGGCCGCTACGTGGTGGGCATCGGGGTGGCCGGGTCCTCGAGCCGATCGCTGGCGGCGGCGTGCGACGAGTTCGTCATCTACGACGCGCTGCCCGGCGTGCCGGTGTTCGAGCCGCCCCGCGAGGCGGAGAAGCCGAGCACCAAGAGCACCAAGTCCCCCGAGCCCGAGCCACCCGACACGCAGGCCGCCGCGACGGCACTGCTGAAGCGGGCGCTGCAGATCGGCCTGGAGAAGGACGACGTCGAGTGGCTGCACAACTCGACGGTCAAGGCCCAGATGAAGCGGATGGACCCGTCGTTCTCGGAGAAGTCGTTGGGGTTCAAGTCCTTCAGCGACTTCCTGCGGTCACGGGCCGACCTGGTCGAGCTCGACGAGAGCTCGACCACGCGGATGGTGAAGCTGCGCTAG
- a CDS encoding glycoside hydrolase family 130 protein, whose product MTSAIAPVVTRSSQRLRADPSRVIARLFVPGLEGFEHQEPRTAAVLSRILALSEDEVLVSLDDVITRFDGRHRELSCAFRRNALELADRLRPGAELSEPRMLLLGATFTSEFAIEGAALCNPSIVAHPDQAGTASGSLRFVMSVRGIGEGHRSSIGFRTGVIDAAGQPRIDRPVALATVGETTPALLDPAVFRIELARLDDSGEAAEFVLAALGEQFTRADLDGQLANLENHMSTRGHVQRTADEIRAIAQRSYGVEFDSRVPLSERVLWPAMPAEEVGMEDARFVRFVDDDGSVTFHASYTAYSGSDISQQLLATTDFRTFTSTPMVGPAAANKGLALFPRRIGGRYAALSRADRESNAITFSDHPYVWTEAQECQSPAESWEVLQLGNCGSPIETDAGWLVLTHGVGPMRTYRIGAMLLDLDDPARIIGRLRKPLLSPAGDEQNGYVPNVVYSCGALVHADTLVLPYGIGDSAIGFATVAMPELMTALGI is encoded by the coding sequence ATGACCTCGGCGATCGCACCCGTAGTGACACGGAGTTCGCAGCGGCTGCGGGCCGATCCGTCCCGCGTCATCGCCAGACTGTTCGTACCCGGGCTGGAGGGATTCGAGCACCAGGAGCCCCGAACGGCAGCGGTGTTGTCGAGGATCCTGGCCCTGAGCGAAGACGAGGTGCTGGTGTCCCTGGACGACGTCATCACCCGATTCGACGGCCGACACCGCGAACTGTCCTGTGCCTTCCGCCGGAACGCTCTCGAGCTCGCGGACCGCCTTCGACCCGGCGCGGAGTTGTCCGAACCGCGAATGTTGTTGCTGGGCGCCACATTCACCAGCGAGTTTGCGATCGAGGGTGCCGCCTTGTGCAACCCGAGCATCGTTGCGCATCCCGACCAGGCCGGAACGGCCTCCGGCAGCCTGCGGTTCGTGATGAGCGTCCGCGGCATCGGAGAAGGGCACCGATCCTCCATCGGGTTCCGCACCGGGGTCATCGACGCGGCCGGACAGCCCAGGATCGACCGCCCGGTCGCGCTCGCCACCGTCGGCGAGACCACACCGGCTCTCCTCGACCCCGCGGTCTTCCGCATCGAACTGGCCCGGCTCGACGACTCCGGCGAGGCAGCCGAATTCGTCCTCGCCGCCCTCGGCGAGCAGTTCACCCGGGCCGACCTCGACGGGCAACTGGCCAACCTCGAGAACCACATGAGCACCCGCGGGCATGTGCAGCGGACCGCCGACGAGATCCGCGCCATCGCGCAGCGAAGTTACGGCGTCGAATTCGACTCCCGCGTGCCGCTTTCCGAGCGCGTTCTGTGGCCCGCCATGCCCGCCGAGGAGGTCGGCATGGAGGACGCCCGCTTCGTCCGTTTCGTCGATGACGACGGCTCGGTGACGTTCCACGCGTCCTACACCGCCTACAGCGGCTCGGACATCAGCCAGCAGTTGCTGGCCACAACGGACTTCCGGACCTTCACCTCGACGCCGATGGTGGGCCCGGCCGCGGCGAACAAAGGTCTGGCTTTGTTCCCACGCCGCATCGGCGGCCGCTACGCGGCACTGTCGCGAGCCGACCGCGAATCGAATGCCATCACCTTCTCCGACCACCCGTATGTTTGGACCGAAGCACAGGAATGCCAGTCTCCGGCTGAGAGCTGGGAAGTGTTGCAGCTGGGCAACTGTGGTTCGCCGATCGAGACCGATGCCGGGTGGTTGGTGCTCACCCATGGCGTCGGGCCGATGCGCACCTACCGGATCGGCGCGATGTTGCTCGACCTCGATGATCCGGCCCGGATCATCGGCCGGCTGCGAAAGCCCCTGCTGAGCCCGGCCGGCGACGAGCAGAACGGCTACGTCCCCAACGTCGTGTACTCCTGCGGTGCGCTGGTCCACGCCGACACCCTGGTGCTGCCCTACGGCATCGGTGACAGCGCAATCGGTTTCGCCACCGTGGCTATGCCGGAGCTGATGACTGCGTTGGGTATCTGA